DNA sequence from the Planctomycetia bacterium genome:
CGACGCGGGCGGCGGGCTGACGGCAGATGGTCCGCATGGGATGACGCTCCTGAAACAGGCGTAGAAGGCCGAGCCCCTCGAAAACCGCTATTCTAGCAGAGGTCCGACTCGATCGCGAGCCGGCCACGAAACTCAGTGAAATCATGCTTGGAGCGGTCTTCGAACGCGAGGCGATGGTGACCCCCCGGACGCGACGATTCTTCGTCGGCCGGGCCGTCGCCGCCGGGCTGTTGCTCGCGATCGTGGCCACCTGCTGGCTGCTGGTGACCGGCTCGCACGCAGTCGCCACCGTCGGCGACACGGCCCGCTTCGCCGCCACGCTGTTCCGGATCCTCGCCCCGCTGCAGCTGGTGCTGGCGATGCTGGCCGCCGCGCTGACCGGGGTCGTCGTCGTCAGCCTGGAGAAGGACCGGCGCACCCTGGAACTGCTGCTCGTCAGTCGGCTCTCCGACGCCCAGCTCGTGGTCGGGAAATTTCTCGGCAGCGTGCTGCGCGTGCTGCTGATGCTGCTGGCGGCGGTTCCCGTGTTCGCCATCGCCGGCCTGTATGGGGGCATCGAGCCGGTGCAGATGGCCCGCGTGTTCCTCGTCACGGCGCTGGCGGCGCTGGCGACCGCAGGCCTGGCCAACGCCGTCGCCTTCTGGCGCGACACGTCGTTCCAGGCGCTGGCGATCACCGCGGCGCTGCTCGTCGGCTGGTCCGCCGCGGGCGAGGCCGTGGCCCTGGCCCGGGGTCCGGCGGCCGGCGCCATGATCTCGCCGGCCCGCGCCGTGTTCGCCGCCCTGGCGCCCGCGGCCGCCGCCCCCGTCTGGCCCTTCGCCTCCGTCTGTCTGGCCGCGATCATCGCCGCCACCGGCACGGCCGCGACCCTCGTGCGCCGCTGGAACATCGCCCGCGACCGCAGGGCGCCGGCGCCGGTGGCGGGCCGCGCGGCGGTCCGCCCCGCGCGGCGGATCTGGCGCAACCCCGTCCTGTGGCGCGAGCTCTGCACGCAGGCCCATGGCCGGACGATGACGGCCGTGCGGGTGGCCTGGCTCGTGCTCTTCTGCCTCGCCATCGTCGCCGTCGTCAACGCCTCCCGCGCGGAGCGGGCCGACCGTCTGGCGGTCGCCGTGGCCGTCGTGCCGGTGGCGCTGGCGAGCCTGCTTGCTGTCGCGGCCCTCGGGGTCACGAGCATCACCGGCGAGCGCGACCGGGGCTGCCTCGACCTGCTCCTCGTCAGCGATCTCGAGCCGGGGGAATTCATCTGGGGCAAGCTCTGGGGCGTGCTCGGCGCCGCCCGCGAGATGGTGCTCCTGCCGCTCCTGCTCTGCGGCCTGCTCGTGCCCCTCGGGATCGCCACGGTCGAGCAGGGCTGCGCGCTTGCCGCGGGCCTGGCCGTGCTCCTGTTTTTCGCGGCCGTGCTCGGGATCTACTCCGGCCTGTCGCACACCGTGTCGCGGCAGGCGATCGCCGTGGCGCTGGGGACGGTGGCGTTCCTGTGCGTGGGCGTGGCGACGTCGATGCGGATCATGGTCGCCTTCGCGTCGAGTTTCGAACTCCAGCTCGCCCCCTTCCTGGCGGTCATCGTCGGGGGGGCGATCGGCCTCTACGCGGCACTCTCGGCCCGCAACCCCTCGGCGGCGGTTGCCTGGGCAGCTGCCCTGCTCCCGGCAGTGACGTTCGTGGCGATCACCGACTTCCTCCAGGGGGGCACACTGCAGGTGCTCCTGATCGTCATCGGCGCCTACGGCTTCGCGATCCTCGCCCTGCTCGTGCCGGCGATCGGGGCCTTCGACCAGCTCACCGGCCGCAGCTGACCGGGCGCCGTCAGCGGCGCGGGGGGGCGTCCGGCGCCTCCGCCACCTGCGCACCGGGCTGCCGGCCCTCGAGCGCTGCCAGCCGGGCCCCGGCCTCGGCCGGGGCATCGCCGCGGGCGATGGCGCGACGGTAGCTCTCCACGGCGTCGGCCTCGCGGCCGAGCGACTCCTGGGCCATTCCCTCGAGCAGCAGGACCCGTCCCGGCACCTGGTTGGGGCCGTAGCTCTCCCCGAGGATCGCCAGCGTCGCCAGCGCCCGCTGCGGCCGGCCGAGCCGGCGGTAGGCCTCGGCGGTGTCGAGCAGCACGTCGCGATCACCGGGCTCGATCGCCAGCGCCCTGTGGAGGTCGGCCAGCGCCGCCTCGGCCTGGCCGCGGGCGAGGGCCAACTGGCCGCGCAGGTGCCAGGCGTCCGCCGATCGCGGCGCCAGGCGAACGGCCGTGCCGCTGAGCCGTTCGGCGTCGTCGAACAGCCCGAGCTCGAGGTACATCCGGCCGCCGGCGATGGCCAGACCGACGTCCTCAGGGGAGAGCCGCAGGGCCTGTGCGACCTGGGCCACAGCCTCCATCCGCTCGCCGCGCTTCCAGAGGACGTCGGCATAGTGCCGCCGGGCATCGACGTCGACGGGACAGTTTCTCACCGCCTGCTCGAAGAGCCCCTCGGCGCGGACGAGATCCCGCTGGTCCACGGCGGAAAGGCCCTCGTTGCAGAGCCGGCGCGTGGCGGCGAGTTCCGGCGGCGCCTGTCCGCGGCCGCGCACGAGCCGGCACCCGGAACAGCCGGCCGCGAGGAGCATCGCGACTAGTCCGCGAACGACGATCGGGCTCGGGCGGTGCACGGTGTGGGCGGCTGCCGGGGCGAACGGGGCCGGGACGATAGCGGCCCGCGCGGATTCGCGACAGGCTGGTTGGCGGGCGCTGATCTGCGCGACACCGGCCCCGTCGCGCCAGTCCGCCGCCCTTGCCGGGATCGCCACGCCCGCCATCCGCGGCCGCGGCCGATCGGCTACCATCTGGCGGAAATCAGCGCCCGCCGGGAACGGCCGCGGTTTCCCGGAACCCCAGCCCATGCCCCCAGCCGCCACTGCCGACCAGCCCCGGGATCGTGCCTTCCATCCCTATCCGTGGTGGAGCCCGCGATTCTGGCACGGCATGCCGCTGGGCGTCTGGCTGCCGCTGGTGGCCGAGCACCGGGCGCGGGCCTCGCTCTCCAAATGGGGACTCATGGCCACGGTGTCGCTGGCCGCCGGCTTCAATTCGCTCGGCGGCGTGCTCTCAGAGGCCCGGTTCCGCGGCCGTCTCCGCCACCGGCCCGACACGCCCGCGCCGTTGTTCATCATCGGCCACTGGCGCAGCGGAACCACGCTGCTCCATGAACTGGCGATGCTCGACGACCGGTTCTGCTGCCCCAACACCTACCAGTGCCTCGCCCCCGGTCACTTCCTCCTCACCGAGGACACGCTGACGTCGGCGCTGTCCTGGATCATGCCCGCCAAGCGGCCCATGGACGACGTCGCCGCGGGCTTCGATCGTCCGCAGGAGGACGAGTTCGCCCTCATGAACATGGGCGCGCCGTCCCCCTACCGACGCATGGCGTTTCCCCTCACGAGTCGCGACGCGCCCGAGTCGCTCGACCTGACCCTGCTGCCCGCGGCCGAACGCGAACGCTGGCAGGGCTGCCTGCGCCGGTTCCTCGACATGCTGGCGCTGCGCGACCCGCGCCGACCGGTGCTCAAGAGCCCGCCGCACACGGCCCGCGTCGGCGTGCTCGCCGGGATGTTTCCCGAGGCCCGCTTCCTGCACGTCGTCCGCGATCCGTTCGTCGTCGTCCCCTCGACGCTGCGGCTCTGGCGGTCGCTCCACGAGGTCCAGGGCCTGCAGGTCGACCGGGGCGAGGCGCTGGAACGCTATGTGTTCGCGGCGTTCGCCGAAATGTACGACGCCTTCGAGCGGGACCGGCCGGCGCTCGCTGCCGGCCGGCTGCACGAACTGCGGTACGAGGACCTCGTTGCCGATCCGGTGGAGAACCTCCGCCTGGCCTACGAGCGACTCGACCTCGGGGACTTCGCCCGCGTCCGGCCGGCCGTCGAGCGCCAGGCCGCCGCCATGAAGCGCTACCGCACCAACACCTACCGCCACGATCCACGGCTGGTCGCCGAGATCACCGACCGGCTCCGCCCGTTCATCGACCGCTACCGCTATTCCGTGCCGGAGGCCGGCTGACCGCGGCCGCACGGCGCTGGAGGAGGAGCCGCACGCGGGGATCGGACTGGGAGGTCCGCGCCTCGGCGGCGAACTCCTCGGGAGTCATGCGAATCGCCTTCTCGAACCGCAGTCGGGCGAGGGCCCACTGGCAGCCAGCGATGACCGCGGCCGCCGCGGCGACGGCGGCCACGCCGCGCCGGGCCGCCTCCCAGGCCAGTCCCTCCGCGGGCGCGGACTCCGCGGCGGAGAGGATCGAGAGCAGCGGGCCCGCCGCGAGCCCAGCAGCGCTGACCAGCAGCGCGAGCCCGAGGCCGTGCCCCGCGATCGCGTTGAGCGTGGCCCGGGAAAAGATTCGCCCCAGGCCGGCCCGGGGGTCGATCCGGCGCAGGTCGGGCGCGATGCGGCCCGGCCGCAGGGCGAACCCGTCGAGCAGAAACCGCACCGCCAGTCCCGCCGCCGCCCCGGCGGCCACGAGCACGGCAGTCGGGCTCCAGACCGCCACCGGTGGCAGCCCGAACAGATCGGCAGTCCCCAGGCCGCTGGCCGCGACGATC
Encoded proteins:
- a CDS encoding sulfotransferase family protein yields the protein MPPAATADQPRDRAFHPYPWWSPRFWHGMPLGVWLPLVAEHRARASLSKWGLMATVSLAAGFNSLGGVLSEARFRGRLRHRPDTPAPLFIIGHWRSGTTLLHELAMLDDRFCCPNTYQCLAPGHFLLTEDTLTSALSWIMPAKRPMDDVAAGFDRPQEDEFALMNMGAPSPYRRMAFPLTSRDAPESLDLTLLPAAERERWQGCLRRFLDMLALRDPRRPVLKSPPHTARVGVLAGMFPEARFLHVVRDPFVVVPSTLRLWRSLHEVQGLQVDRGEALERYVFAAFAEMYDAFERDRPALAAGRLHELRYEDLVADPVENLRLAYERLDLGDFARVRPAVERQAAAMKRYRTNTYRHDPRLVAEITDRLRPFIDRYRYSVPEAG